Proteins from a genomic interval of Phlebotomus papatasi isolate M1 chromosome 3, Ppap_2.1, whole genome shotgun sequence:
- the LOC129805856 gene encoding small integral membrane protein 4: MSYQSETLRRLLDHWPGKKLFGIYRFLPAFFLLGAALEFSMINWTVGETNFYNTYKKRQAKIIAEEKLRLTESGN, from the exons aTGTCCTACCAAAGTGAAACACTTCGTCGATTGCTGGACCACTGGCCTGGTAAGAAACTATTCGGAATCTATAGATTTTTGCCAGCATTTTTCCTTTTGGGAGCTGCATTGGAGTTCTCAATGATTAATTGGACTGTCGGGGAGACAAATTTCT ATAACACCTACAAAAAGCGACAGGCTAAAATTATCGCAGAGGAAAAATTGCGCCTGACTGAGAGTGGAAACTGA
- the LOC129805853 gene encoding N-acetylneuraminate lyase-like translates to MSLARTAFKFRGPMAPVFTAFKDDPAQTVNYEVIDSYAKWLKERGVDAVLVNGTTGEGMSLSVAERKATAEEWFKACKKYQMTQMVQVGGAPFVDVAELARHAENLGVDAILCLPELYFKPKTEQDLVKYLANVAKNCPKTPLLYYHIPKNTLVDLSMPKFIDLAEKEISNFIGIKYTSNDLAMGCSCLKENRFIFLGGDAILCGALAQGFDSTILTTLNIYPEYTFEIFKSMKNGDFAQARKKQKELLAIIDRILQEGDWVQAMKMEFNRVFHTNIGKTRTPLF, encoded by the exons ATGAGTTTGGCACGCACAGCATTTAAATTTCGTGGTCCTATGGCTCCAGTTTTCACAGCATTTAAGGATGATCC agctCAAACCGTTAATTACGAAGTAATTGATTCCTACGCTAAGTGGCTCAAGGAAAGAGGAGTAGACGCTGTTTTGGTAAATGGAACAACCGGCGAGGGAATGTCTTTGAGCGTCGCTGAACGTAAAGCCACTGCTGAAGAATGGTTCAAGGCTTGCAAAAAATACCAAATGACTCAAATGGTTCAAGTAGGAGGAGCTCCTTTTGTTGATGTTGCAGAACTGGCTAGGCATGCTGAAAATTTGGGTGTTGATGCAATCCTTTGCCTCCCGGAGCTCTACTTCAAGCCCAAAACCGAGCAAGATCTCGTGAAGTACTTAGCCAATGTGGCTAAAAATTGTCCCAAAACTCCTCTGCTTTACTATCATATCCCCAAGAATACTCTTGTTGACC TGTCAATGCCGAAATTTATTGATTTGGCCGAGAAGGAAATTAGCAATTTCATCGGGATTAAATACACTTCCAATGATCTTGCTATGGGATGTTCTTGTCTCAAGGAAAACCGATTTATTTTCTTGGGCGGTGATGCCATTCTCTGCGGTGCTCTGGCTCAGGGATTCGACTCAACTATCTTGACCACTCTCAACATCTATCCTGAGTACACTTTTGAGATCTTCAAGTCAATGAAGAATGGAGATTTCGCTCAAGCAAGGAAGAAGCAGAAGGAGTTATTGGCCATTATTGATAGAATTTTGCAAGAAG GAGATTGGGTTCAGGCGATGAAGATGGAGTTCAATCGAGTTTTTCACACCAATATTGGGAAGACCAGGACACCTCTCTTTTGA